The sequence GTTGCTGTAATAAGCTCAAATCTATTCCATGATGATGCTGAACCGCAGCGTTTTGCCAGCCGCTAGCATCATTTTCACTCTCTGAAACGTTATTATTGATCATCATACTAGGAACCGGATGGTTAACTTCCTTGAGACGTTTCGCAGAGCTACCAATAGGAAGGCTCGGGCTGTCGAGGATTGCTTTAACGTTGTATCTGCTCATTTCGAAGTTAGTCACTGCGGTTAATCCTCTAAATTTGATGGCAGCAATGTCGTATGCCTCTGCAGCCTCTTCTTGTGTGCCTGCATATgtcatatcatatcatatgtAAACTtcaagtatatattatatagtatttaGTTATTATCTATTGATATATTTGATTGCttacaaattttgttttaaaaagtttaattaaatttaCCAAAAGTTCCCAAGTAGAGGTCTTTGTTACCGGCGACTCTTCCGATCCTAGCTTGCCATCTTCCATGTTGGTGATGCCTATCGTACCCATTGGGagaatatttttcatcaaacaAAAAGGCtttaaatattgtatatgtTATCAATTATGTCGATTACCTTGTTACTCCTCGATAAATCGATGCTCCACGAGAGAAACCACTACTTTTCCTGCATATTTAAATGTGTATTATATATAGATGCATACTAATTATTAGACATGAATAACGAAGTATTAAAAGAATGTACGCGTGAGGGTGATGGGTTTCTAGAATATATAATAGATGCCATAAGCAATAAATACAGCGGTTCATTATGTACCTGCGCAGAGAGGCAACATACTCTTGCCGCGTCATGTGGTTCATATCTTCTACCTCTTTCTCATATTCAGTTATCTGCATATGATATCAAACCAAAtactaaacataaaaattaataataagataATGGCTTTATAAGCCTAAACAGACcggaaaaaaaagaacaaaattgGCTTGAAATTCTGAGGTGTTGTAATATTGATTAAATTGACTTACAGGGAAATTAGTAGTAGTGGTAGTTCCCCAATACTTGAGTGCGGCTAAATCATACGCCCTAGCTGCTTTCTCTTCTTTGTCATAACCTCCTGCATGCATGATCAGATTAAAAATGAATTAGACTACAGATTTACTTGGATTATAAgtacattattatttattcataGCTTTGTTCAACTTATACTTACCCAAATAAACTGAGTAGAGAACCATCAGGTTAGAACACCCATGAAAAAAAACCTAGATTAGTTGGAAAGTAAATGGTGTATGAAAAATGacaaatcataaattaaatattattacctTGTCTTCCTTTGCGAGCTTGGCCTTCTCTTTTGCAACTATTATCCCACAAATGTGCCTCATATCTTCCTGTCCACCGATGCCTGAACATTTAATACAAACATATTTCATCATGGAGcataccaatatatatatatattcattaataTTCTATATGAGCCCATATATATCAAGGAACATTCCGTAGCACTCTCTCAACCGATCCATTAAATACCCCAATCTTTTCCGAGAAAATCACGGTTCAAACGACATTTTAGAcatccaaaattaaataaaggaAGAGAACCTTGTAACACCGCGATATATAGACGTCCTTTGTCCAAAACTCTCAATAGTTTTCTTAGGTGTAGCATCAACGCTATCAACATTGGTCTTCTCTTGAACAACATTATTCCTATTGTTGTACTTGTTGCTATCACAAGTAGTAGATGAGTTCATAGAGAGTGACAAGCCTCTTGCGGCATTCCCATTATTCTCTTGATGATCCACATTAGACACCGGCTGATTCGTCAGCCATGTCTTAATCATCGAAAGGCCTAATGAGCCACCAGCACCGTCTCCTCCTCCACAACCACCATTTCCATCTCCACCATTTTCGCTGTTGTTGTAAATCGTGGTGGTGCGGCCGAAGAAATTCTCAAGCTTTGGTTCATTTTGGTCATTACTGTGGATGTTATTGCATGCACCACCATTGATGTCCcaatctatataaaaaaaaacaaagaattccGTAACTAATCAATGGTTTGTTGAACTGGATTTCATCACCGTTCTATAATATACGAAATGGTGTTCATTCTCTCCTTCAttgtaagaacaaaaaaagatacaaaattaaattgtatatgtatatattatgatactaaataaatgagaaaatatataatatcaattCGTATTTATGTATGATTGACAAACTTTTAATTTCATGAGAAATGAACAAACATCAAACCCCACACATGGATATtctgaaaagaaatgaaatcaaTAAACAAGCCcgaaaagaaaacgaaaacgaaaaaaaaagacaaaacaaaatagGGCTACGTGCGTGCGTGAGTCTTGGTTTTTGTTCTATGCATTGGAAGAAGGAGAAAAtttgacaaaaacaaataaaataaataagtaattcTAAAACAATAACCTCGGGAGTGACTATTGTTGTCTCTGGTGAAGGCATCGAGGACGACACCAAAGGGAGAAGGAAACGATGTTCGAACAGCTGAAGACTCATCAGAGGCAGCAGTCATATCGTAACAATACTCCCCCGTGACATCTACGGCTGTTGTGGCGGTGGAAGAGTCGACGACCCCCGTACGATGGATATTTTGGtcagaaggagagagagaaaaaccTAGCCAGTTATTATTCATCGAGTTCGTAAGGTGATCTAAAAGGTTTCTTgtgagagattagagaagaagaaCTTAGTTAGGGTTCATGCATGAAGACGAAGAGAAAAAGGTTTTGGTCTTaatgaagagagaagaagaagaagaaaagtcaAAAACATAATGTTTCATTTCTTCCGAGGCGACGTATTATGCGCAATTATATAAAcgaattttgaaattaaattcagaaaattaaaaaaaaaaacatttacttgAAAATGTGGAGATGTATTGGTCGGTTTGAAGGGTAGGGGTAGTAACTAGTAAATAATTAACTGCCTAATCTATTAAATAGTACTCCTATCAAGTTTGGTTAATGACATTTTAATTAATCagtcaaaaatgaaaaaacccTTTCAAATCAAATCTCCGTTTTAATGAGATTCGTGTCGTTtgtgacaaaaatataaaaagagtaACACGAGGACCAATAGTAAAATCCAAAACTCGCTAGCTGTCGAACTAAGACCAACGATGCTGTGTCTGGTGGAGACATGTGTATATGTGAACCTATGGCCGAGCGAGCTGATATTTGAATTACATAGATCCCTGTTTAACGAAACATACGTTCCTCTAAAGATAGACATGTTAGCTTCACAGGTGATCTTGATCATACAAGATGTCATATCTCAGCtactaatcatttttaaaaatgcaatacACATTTTTTTGTTGATGTTACTTTTAATAGCTATTTGAAATATATGTAGTATATAAGAACAAACTTACACATATAACAGAAACGAATAAGTTTCCAGTGGCTGTTGTTCAGCCAATTAAAACGTCCCAAAAGtttcaaaacacatataattCCGTCCTCCAACAGTCCAACTATAATAACATTGTAAACgcaaaaagtaaataaatgtaatacttAAAACTAGCATAATTACATAGAGGTGAATGACTAGTAGGGGATGCTAGAGATGTACATCCTAAAGCGATAGTTGTAAAGTAGTTGAGCTTATCCGATTAATATcgaatttaaaaatgatttaggGAAATTAGGGTAATTAGGGAGGCAAAAATAGGGTATACACATGGATCAATGAAAAGATAGTGAGCATGTGCATGTGTTTATAATCTTTCGAATGTTTAGacaaatttaaaagttttggACTTTATTTGGTAAGATACGATTCAATGGATCCTCTTTgtctattttataatttatttcacTTTCCTCCATTATTATGCTTGCGATATCTAACACACCACCAACACACGTTCGAGAATTGCCTCGTACCTGCAAAACCATACTATTATTTCTCTTATAATTTGTTCATATCTGTAATAACCCCGAGGCCTTTGGTACTCAATTATTTCAACATATCCACTCAATTAGTGAAATTATACGAATTTAAAGGTTCTTAATTACACTTTCGATATACGGTTTAACTTTTTCTGATTTCAACTCAAAACGTTATTCATTTACTTTATGTTTTGATGAAGGGacaatactaaaaaaataaaagaaatataattgGTTCGGTTGCAAACATATTTATCATCCACGATAAAACTAATTAACTTCATTGCATGTGTGTGTTTTGTGTTGTTTTGCTAATAGCATTGCATGTGCGTTATTTTTGTTTAGATAAGATTTCACTGCATCCACGTATTAATAATGGTAAAACGTAAAAATGAAAGACGGATGAGGGTTACCTTTTTATCTTATGTGCTGAGGTCCTCTCACATATGATGAATCAAGCAATGGCTAATCGATTTTTATTGGGTATAAAGATTGCCAATCAGGCTCCTCCAGTGAATCATCTTTTGTTTGCTGatgattctttatttttctctttagcAAATAGAAGAGCAGCTCTGAAACTTAAATCCATTTTCAAGTTGTATGAGGAAGTATCTGGTCAATCGATCAACTTGAGTAAGTCTTCTATTCTGTTTGGAAGCAAAGTTCAAGCT is a genomic window of Brassica napus cultivar Da-Ae chromosome A2, Da-Ae, whole genome shotgun sequence containing:
- the LOC106357280 gene encoding AP2-like ethylene-responsive transcription factor BBM2 isoform X2, whose product is MNNNWLGFSLSPSDQNIHRTGVVDSSTATTAVDVTGEYCYDMTAASDESSAVRTSFPSPFGVVLDAFTRDNNSHSRDWDINGGACNNIHSNDQNEPKLENFFGRTTTIYNNSENGGDGNGGCGGGDGAGGSLGLSMIKTWLTNQPVSNVDHQENNGNAARGLSLSMNSSTTCDSNKYNNRNNVVQEKTNVDSVDATPKKTIESFGQRTSIYRGVTRHRWTGRYEAHLWDNSCKREGQARKGRQGGYDKEEKAARAYDLAALKYWGTTTTTNFPITEYEKEVEDMNHMTRQEYVASLRRKSSGFSRGASIYRGVTRHHQHGRWQARIGRVAGNKDLYLGTFGTQEEAAEAYDIAAIKFRGLTAVTNFEMSRYNVKAILDSPSLPIGSSAKRLKEVNHPVPSMMINNNVSESENDASGWQNAAVQHHHGIDLSLLQQHQERYNNYYNGGSARAYFKEEEDQHHFLSNSPSLMANIDQHSSASGDMVTVYGNVGGYGGHQGLAIPVGTSLNCDTLAAAEIAYDARNHYYFAQQQQGGGFPVGISNNVGSNMYFNGEGGGEGAFTVWNNT
- the LOC106357280 gene encoding AP2-like ethylene-responsive transcription factor BBM2 isoform X1: MNNNWLGFSLSPSDQNIHRTGVVDSSTATTAVDVTGEYCYDMTAASDESSAVRTSFPSPFGVVLDAFTRDNNSHSRDWDINGGACNNIHSNDQNEPKLENFFGRTTTIYNNSENGGDGNGGCGGGDGAGGSLGLSMIKTWLTNQPVSNVDHQENNGNAARGLSLSMNSSTTCDSNKYNNRNNVVQEKTNVDSVDATPKKTIESFGQRTSIYRGVTRHRWTGRYEAHLWDNSCKREGQARKGRQVYLGGYDKEEKAARAYDLAALKYWGTTTTTNFPITEYEKEVEDMNHMTRQEYVASLRRKSSGFSRGASIYRGVTRHHQHGRWQARIGRVAGNKDLYLGTFGTQEEAAEAYDIAAIKFRGLTAVTNFEMSRYNVKAILDSPSLPIGSSAKRLKEVNHPVPSMMINNNVSESENDASGWQNAAVQHHHGIDLSLLQQHQERYNNYYNGGSARAYFKEEEDQHHFLSNSPSLMANIDQHSSASGDMVTVYGNVGGYGGHQGLAIPVGTSLNCDTLAAAEIAYDARNHYYFAQQQQGGGFPVGISNNVGSNMYFNGEGGGEGAFTVWNNT